In Candidatus Poribacteria bacterium, one DNA window encodes the following:
- a CDS encoding M28 family metallopeptidase produces MRFLAEEPHLAGTENSRKIAEYLRTEFGNYGLQVQMYEYHVYLPHPLEVHVELVSPTQHLAVGKESSWEWDKDSYETEIVPGYNAYSPDGDVTAQLIYVNKGLPEDYQILAKQGISVEGKICIARYGGSYRGVKAKVAGDNGAVGLILYSDPADDGYMRGDVYPRGPWRSDDAIQRGTVKYIFQHASDPLTPGWAATKDAQRLSIDEATDLPKIPVVPIAYRDAEPFLRALAGPNVPSQWQGGLPFAYHIGPGPAKVRIKVRCEHSIRPIYNVIATLEGTEYPDQWVILGNHHDAWVYGAADPGSGTTSLLEVAQCLGELSKTGVRPKRSIVFASWDAEEFGILGSTEWVEDLKATLQQKAIAYLNVDIAATGGRFYVSAIPSLRELIREVTQNVIDPGTLKTVYESWKTSQSKEIPQVGNLGSGSDHSPFVGHAGIPAVSMGFGGPYGVYHAMQDNFYWMEHFGDPTFQYQAAMAQIWGTLALQLANADILPFDYETYATDLMTPLKLLQNSGSKNKIAKDIAKLDSLLTEWQQVAGSLNQELARYLASDDLSQIAEINQRLYRLERNLTDQTGLPLRPWFKHLIYAPGLNTGYAAIVFPGVLDALENSDDATVHAEIDRLVEAFTRMIQGINEIRGML; encoded by the coding sequence TTGCGTTTCCTGGCCGAGGAGCCTCATCTCGCTGGTACAGAGAATAGCCGCAAGATAGCGGAATACCTGCGTACAGAATTTGGAAACTACGGTTTGCAGGTTCAGATGTACGAATATCATGTATATCTTCCGCATCCCCTTGAGGTGCATGTAGAACTTGTTTCACCTACCCAACATCTCGCTGTCGGCAAGGAATCCAGTTGGGAATGGGACAAAGATTCTTATGAAACTGAGATTGTACCCGGATACAATGCCTATTCACCCGATGGAGATGTAACCGCCCAACTCATCTATGTCAACAAGGGATTGCCCGAGGACTACCAAATTCTCGCGAAACAAGGCATCTCAGTAGAAGGCAAAATCTGTATCGCTCGATATGGGGGCAGCTATCGTGGTGTGAAAGCAAAAGTGGCTGGTGATAACGGTGCTGTTGGTTTAATCCTGTACTCAGATCCAGCAGACGATGGATACATGCGTGGCGATGTCTATCCTCGCGGTCCGTGGCGTTCAGATGATGCGATACAGCGCGGCACCGTGAAGTATATCTTTCAACACGCCAGTGACCCGCTGACACCCGGTTGGGCAGCGACTAAAGATGCCCAAAGACTCTCAATTGACGAAGCTACAGACCTCCCCAAGATTCCTGTCGTTCCGATCGCCTATAGGGATGCCGAACCGTTTTTGAGGGCACTCGCGGGACCCAATGTTCCATCACAGTGGCAGGGCGGCTTACCTTTCGCATATCATATCGGACCGGGACCTGCGAAGGTTCGCATCAAGGTGCGTTGTGAACACAGCATCCGTCCAATCTATAACGTCATTGCGACTTTGGAAGGAACGGAATATCCGGATCAATGGGTAATCTTAGGCAACCACCACGACGCATGGGTGTATGGCGCAGCAGACCCCGGCAGTGGCACGACCTCGCTTTTAGAGGTCGCACAATGTTTGGGTGAACTCTCCAAAACAGGCGTGCGTCCAAAACGGAGTATTGTTTTTGCCTCGTGGGATGCTGAAGAATTCGGCATCCTCGGTTCAACCGAGTGGGTTGAGGACTTAAAAGCAACCCTCCAGCAGAAAGCCATTGCCTATCTCAATGTAGACATCGCCGCGACCGGTGGGCGGTTTTATGTGAGTGCGATTCCATCACTACGAGAGTTAATACGAGAAGTAACGCAGAACGTTATTGATCCAGGAACACTAAAGACGGTTTACGAGAGTTGGAAAACATCTCAGAGTAAGGAGATTCCACAAGTTGGCAACCTTGGAAGTGGTTCAGACCATTCGCCGTTTGTTGGGCATGCTGGTATCCCTGCCGTTAGCATGGGATTCGGTGGTCCCTACGGGGTCTACCATGCCATGCAGGATAACTTCTACTGGATGGAGCATTTCGGCGATCCGACGTTTCAGTATCAGGCGGCGATGGCACAGATTTGGGGCACCCTCGCGCTGCAGCTTGCCAACGCCGATATTCTGCCCTTCGACTATGAGACCTACGCGACAGACCTGATGACCCCTTTAAAGTTGTTGCAGAATTCTGGATCAAAAAACAAAATTGCCAAAGACATTGCGAAGTTAGACAGTTTACTCACGGAGTGGCAGCAGGTGGCAGGGTCGTTGAATCAGGAACTCGCACGTTACCTCGCTTCTGACGATCTATCCCAGATTGCGGAGATAAACCAACGATTGTACCGATTAGAGCGAAATTTGACGGATCAGACGGGCTTGCCGTTACGTCCTTGGTTTAAGCATCTTATCTATGCACCGGGACTCAACACAGGCTACGCGGCGATTGTTTTTCCCGGGGTTCTTGATGCATTAGAGAATAGTGATGATGCCACAGTCCATGCAGAAATCGACCGACTGGTTGAAGCATTCACACGAATGATCCAAGGGATTAATGAAATTCGAGGTATGTTATAA
- a CDS encoding response regulator: MDAKILIVEDERDIVDLLRYNLQKAGFDTDYVRNGVDALHSAVEKPPDLILLDLMLPEVDGLIVCRLLKNDPRTKNIPIVMVTAKAEERDRVAGLELGADDYITKPFSPREVVLRVSAVLRRIQVGKQTEDTKQIETHGLTIDLDKHQVLTDNGPIDLTATEFKLITLFARSPGRVFTRDVLMDVIWGQEYYGIDRTVDTHVSRLRRKLGELGKHIETVHGVGYRFKESN, encoded by the coding sequence ATGGATGCAAAGATTCTAATTGTTGAAGACGAACGTGATATCGTAGATTTATTACGATATAACTTACAAAAAGCAGGCTTTGACACAGATTACGTCCGGAACGGTGTTGATGCTCTCCATAGTGCTGTCGAAAAACCACCGGACCTTATTTTGTTAGACTTGATGCTGCCAGAGGTGGATGGTCTCATTGTCTGTCGCTTATTAAAGAATGATCCGAGGACAAAAAATATTCCGATCGTGATGGTAACAGCGAAAGCAGAAGAACGAGATCGGGTTGCTGGATTGGAACTTGGTGCAGATGATTACATCACAAAACCCTTTAGTCCAAGGGAAGTCGTACTTCGGGTGTCCGCCGTTTTACGCCGTATTCAGGTCGGCAAACAGACAGAAGATACAAAGCAAATCGAAACACACGGGTTAACAATCGATCTCGATAAACACCAGGTATTGACTGACAACGGTCCAATCGACCTCACAGCAACAGAGTTTAAACTTATCACCTTATTTGCGCGTTCACCGGGACGCGTTTTCACCCGCGATGTTCTGATGGATGTAATTTGGGGACAGGAGTATTACGGCATCGACCGAACGGTGGATACACACGTTAGCCGACTTCGACGCAAACTTGGGGAATTGGGTAAGCATATTGAGACTGTGCACGGGGTTGGGTATCGGTTTAAGGAAAGTAATTGA
- a CDS encoding LuxR C-terminal-related transcriptional regulator → MPKFNPDFWEIPVPPEYFDQLTTEDYFWYQAPDDEYAEARRAKRQVVLKQIRWIIAQELTKRQAECIQLYFYKGKTQEEIGNILGISRRVVSQHLFGVTRGGKQIGGAINKIRKVCRKLGIEFP, encoded by the coding sequence ATGCCCAAATTTAATCCCGATTTTTGGGAGATCCCGGTGCCACCGGAGTATTTTGATCAGCTCACAACCGAGGACTATTTCTGGTATCAAGCACCTGATGACGAATATGCGGAGGCGCGCCGTGCCAAACGGCAGGTAGTTCTGAAGCAAATTCGTTGGATTATCGCGCAGGAACTAACTAAACGTCAAGCGGAGTGTATCCAACTCTACTTCTATAAAGGTAAAACGCAGGAGGAGATTGGAAACATTCTCGGTATTTCTCGCCGTGTTGTAAGCCAACACCTTTTTGGTGTTACGCGAGGTGGGAAGCAGATAGGCGGCGCGATTAACAAAATCCGAAAGGTGTGTCGAAAACTCGGGATAGAGTTTCCGTAG
- a CDS encoding GNAT family N-acetyltransferase — protein MNETQIRRERSETRDDADANPQKWADAIQNLLRIIERSERKLGYFQNRVKQAKFMDQPNQRMVRAAGAQIGAHSAQLEGLRSQLYQLERLHGGGIFLRQIAKNELRRIWGWINRPGIRNLLYTSQVSFETFVSDWHRWVADEQMHALAIEVHNTRLLIGFILLRADTNTVTLEFVIIRPDYRARGYGTDALHEAVRYAFEELEAEHITLQVSPDNGPALICFENAGFQYLSYTDTGEQAYMMGIEHAEWKGEKSIDEQTVAPRLSTPLKAFFETEE, from the coding sequence ATGAACGAAACTCAGATAAGAAGAGAACGGAGCGAAACACGCGACGACGCAGACGCTAACCCGCAAAAGTGGGCGGATGCTATTCAGAACTTACTACGCATTATTGAAAGAAGTGAACGGAAACTGGGGTACTTCCAAAACCGTGTGAAGCAAGCGAAATTCATGGATCAACCGAATCAACGCATGGTTCGCGCCGCGGGTGCACAAATCGGTGCACACTCAGCACAATTGGAAGGATTGCGGAGTCAATTGTATCAGTTGGAACGTCTTCACGGCGGTGGCATTTTCCTCCGACAGATCGCTAAAAATGAACTGCGCCGAATTTGGGGATGGATAAACCGACCGGGCATCAGGAATCTTCTCTATACATCACAGGTCTCTTTTGAAACCTTTGTTTCAGATTGGCACCGTTGGGTAGCAGACGAGCAGATGCACGCCCTCGCTATTGAAGTTCATAACACACGCCTTCTCATTGGATTTATCCTTCTCCGAGCCGATACGAACACCGTTACCCTCGAATTCGTCATCATTCGACCCGATTATCGTGCTCGCGGATACGGCACTGATGCACTCCATGAAGCCGTCCGCTACGCCTTTGAGGAGCTGGAGGCTGAACACATTACCCTACAAGTATCCCCGGACAACGGACCCGCACTCATCTGTTTTGAGAATGCTGGGTTTCAATACCTCAGTTACACCGACACCGGAGAGCAGGCTTATATGATGGGTATTGAACATGCCGAATGGAAAGGCGAGAAGTCGATAGATGAACAGACCGTAGCCCCACGGCTCAGTACACCGCTCAAAGCGTTTTTCGAGACCGAGGAATAA
- the rsgA gene encoding ribosome small subunit-dependent GTPase A — protein sequence MEGIVIKARGGTYEVQVGKQCYTCALRHHLIEDEKRRLAETKEMPYVDLVAVGDRVRISTAASTADSGYIEECLPRETQFGRIRMDGWRQVIVANLDMLLIIFAARHPTLKLRMLDRFLVTAEASGVEPVICINKLDLAKFENVQRELNLYEELSYKVVYTSTVTGVGIEELREVMKDRISAIVGSSGVGKSSLLNALQPGLQLRIGEVDERIHKGRHTTTEVMLLPLEFGGFVADTPGIRTLGLLEIDDEQGLDIHFPEMRSYIPECKFAACTHQHEPSCAVKRAVETGDINPLRYESYLRISGFTEGRYERNSDKKRTERNTRRRRR from the coding sequence ATGGAAGGCATTGTCATAAAAGCACGAGGTGGTACTTATGAGGTACAGGTTGGCAAACAGTGCTATACCTGTGCCTTACGGCACCACCTTATTGAAGATGAAAAGCGGCGACTCGCTGAGACCAAAGAGATGCCGTACGTCGATTTAGTCGCTGTTGGTGATCGGGTACGTATCTCTACCGCAGCGTCTACAGCGGACAGTGGATATATTGAGGAATGTCTCCCGCGTGAAACCCAGTTTGGACGTATCCGAATGGATGGTTGGCGACAGGTTATCGTCGCCAACCTTGATATGCTGCTCATCATTTTCGCTGCACGACACCCAACCCTCAAACTCCGAATGCTTGACAGATTTCTTGTTACCGCAGAGGCTTCTGGCGTGGAACCCGTTATCTGTATTAACAAACTCGATTTGGCAAAATTCGAGAATGTACAACGCGAACTCAATTTATATGAAGAATTAAGTTATAAAGTGGTTTATACTAGTACTGTAACCGGAGTTGGTATTGAAGAATTGCGGGAGGTGATGAAAGACAGAATTTCAGCGATTGTAGGTTCATCGGGGGTCGGGAAGTCCTCTCTGCTCAATGCCTTACAGCCTGGACTCCAATTGCGCATAGGTGAAGTAGACGAGCGCATCCACAAAGGGCGACATACGACAACGGAAGTCATGCTCCTACCACTTGAATTCGGTGGGTTCGTCGCAGATACACCCGGCATCCGTACCCTTGGCTTGCTTGAAATTGATGATGAACAAGGATTAGATATTCATTTTCCGGAGATGCGTTCTTATATCCCGGAGTGTAAATTCGCAGCGTGTACGCATCAGCACGAGCCATCGTGCGCCGTCAAACGTGCAGTTGAAACCGGCGACATTAATCCACTCCGATATGAAAGCTACCTTCGGATCTCTGGATTCACGGAGGGGAGATATGAACGAAACTCAGATAAGAAGAGAACGGAGCGAAACACGCGACGACGCAGACGCTAA
- the infA gene encoding translation initiation factor IF-1, with the protein MRNENVTPQTDESTNARETTKDAAIRVIGVVLESLPGNLFHVKLEENDHKVVAYLAGKLMQHKIWVLPGDQVTLELSPYDLTRGRIIWRNPGN; encoded by the coding sequence ATGAGAAATGAAAATGTAACCCCGCAAACCGATGAATCTACTAATGCACGAGAAACTACTAAAGACGCAGCTATCCGTGTAATAGGGGTAGTTTTGGAATCCCTACCCGGTAATCTGTTTCATGTGAAGTTAGAAGAGAACGACCACAAAGTTGTGGCGTATCTCGCTGGCAAACTCATGCAACACAAAATCTGGGTGCTTCCCGGCGACCAAGTCACCCTCGAACTTTCGCCTTATGACCTGACGCGTGGACGGATTATCTGGCGAAATCCAGGGAATTAG
- a CDS encoding phytanoyl-CoA dioxygenase family protein, with the protein MSQALPLVSYPDLESQVKAMEEDGYAYLPKVIEGEQLTELRAAMDRLTAFPESFDRHGTPENGNGFLNKHINNAFNRDTVFLQYLDLSPVIELAEAVHGEDCHVIGMTAWVTGPGRPDQGLHIDWLPIPLPADLLEDPRVKVPIFISTAHYYLDDLYEDLGPTKFVPGSHLSGRRPDGETEWKGASEKSILCNAGDVVLFRSEVWHRGTANRSDQTRYLLQVHYAQRMITQKFPPYLNRFQFNEEILEQATERQQRLMGNHRPGAYD; encoded by the coding sequence ATGAGCCAAGCCTTACCTCTTGTAAGTTATCCTGACCTTGAAAGCCAAGTCAAGGCGATGGAGGAAGACGGATATGCTTATCTACCAAAGGTTATCGAGGGCGAACAACTCACGGAACTTCGTGCTGCGATGGATCGGTTAACAGCATTCCCTGAAAGTTTTGATCGGCACGGCACGCCAGAGAATGGAAATGGTTTCCTTAACAAACACATCAACAACGCCTTCAACCGCGACACCGTTTTTTTACAATACCTTGATCTGTCTCCAGTTATTGAATTGGCAGAGGCAGTGCACGGCGAAGATTGCCACGTCATCGGTATGACGGCATGGGTAACGGGACCTGGTCGTCCCGATCAAGGGTTACACATAGATTGGTTGCCGATCCCACTGCCAGCGGATCTTCTCGAAGATCCACGTGTTAAGGTGCCAATTTTCATCTCAACGGCGCACTACTACTTGGATGACCTCTACGAAGACCTCGGTCCAACAAAATTCGTTCCGGGTAGCCATCTTTCCGGACGGCGACCCGACGGCGAGACAGAATGGAAGGGTGCATCAGAAAAGAGTATTCTCTGCAACGCCGGTGATGTGGTGCTCTTCCGAAGCGAAGTCTGGCACCGCGGCACAGCGAACCGTAGTGACCAGACCCGTTATCTCTTACAAGTGCACTACGCGCAGCGGATGATAACGCAGAAATTCCCACCCTATCTGAACCGGTTTCAGTTCAATGAGGAAATTTTGGAGCAAGCAACGGAACGGCAACAGCGTTTAATGGGCAATCACCGCCCTGGTGCCTACGATTGA
- a CDS encoding DMT family transporter: MNRKETIGTLPRPNVISEEPHGKIIALSLLLAFLWGGNSPSIKIGLQDFPPMALAFLRFVIGLIVIGGWSLYRGVSLSLRKGELARLVLLTTIFILQIICLNTGTLLTTASRSTIFINVYPFFTALFAHLWIPGERLSITKTLGIIVAFSGVFITVAPHLGEGETDVLGDLLVLISGGFLGLRVVVTKLLVQAIHPYRLLVWYLSLSLPCYAAMSLLLERGDPMQLTLSSAAALLYQGGVIAGYCFLAWTSILERYSASKLVVLFFATPLSGVVFSYLVLGDELTLSLLAGAVLVAAGIYLVNMRR, from the coding sequence TTGAACAGAAAAGAGACCATCGGGACATTGCCACGACCAAACGTCATCAGCGAGGAGCCGCACGGGAAAATTATCGCCCTGAGTTTGCTCCTCGCGTTTCTTTGGGGTGGGAACTCACCTTCCATAAAAATCGGCTTGCAAGATTTTCCACCGATGGCGTTGGCGTTTCTCCGTTTTGTGATTGGGCTTATTGTGATCGGAGGCTGGTCGCTCTATCGCGGGGTCTCGCTCTCCTTGCGCAAGGGTGAACTCGCTCGATTGGTTCTGCTCACAACAATTTTCATACTCCAAATTATCTGCTTGAACACCGGAACCTTACTCACGACTGCTTCCCGCTCCACTATTTTTATCAACGTCTATCCGTTTTTCACGGCACTCTTTGCGCATCTTTGGATTCCTGGTGAACGCCTCTCTATTACAAAGACATTAGGGATTATTGTCGCTTTTAGTGGCGTTTTCATAACAGTTGCCCCGCACCTCGGTGAAGGTGAAACGGATGTTCTCGGCGACCTTCTCGTCCTCATCAGTGGTGGTTTCTTGGGGCTGCGCGTCGTCGTGACAAAACTACTCGTCCAAGCAATACACCCGTACCGACTTCTCGTCTGGTATTTAAGTTTGAGTCTCCCCTGTTACGCCGCAATGAGTTTGCTACTGGAACGCGGCGACCCGATGCAGCTAACGCTTTCAAGTGCTGCTGCACTCCTTTATCAAGGCGGTGTTATCGCTGGCTACTGTTTCTTGGCGTGGACTTCAATACTTGAGAGATACAGTGCAAGCAAATTGGTTGTGCTTTTTTTCGCAACGCCACTGTCGGGTGTCGTGTTTAGCTACCTGGTCTTGGGAGACGAACTGACGCTCAGTCTATTGGCGGGTGCTGTTCTCGTGGCAGCTGGGATCTATCTTGTAAATATGCGGCGTTGA
- a CDS encoding leucine-rich repeat domain-containing protein, which yields MKKQCLHKIFSLCLVLVCIASFAEEAPETWITEQTDPAAAWMPDPALRVAVRGDLGLLPGVPLTKDNIKQITRLHAIEKGIANIQGLEFAVNLMELDLTGNPIKDINPLRGLIQLTHLGIGATNISDSDLSPLASLTALVNLDLGGNTISDLSPLSALTTLTKLDLPENDISDLSPLSALTALRDINLRNNPLSDLRPLSNLTNLEALEIARCKIYDVSPLAELKKLRILVLSNNQISDFSPLAGLTALRTLRIHRNWASDISMLTNLNLTTFVYDEFCRVNTILPDVTDRIQGRDYPSIFDPFAVNLFESVEEYKKFGWDVLWNTPGLYEERLTKHDLVWKGSYRHLHWHLSKSEPTGGLSTRLVGDLEAAIAMHEDRLEQNPNLISLMGLNFKWWAPDSFPIDSDFWLRDPDGNLMVHPYHGGEWVGNFLNLEFQDLCIEKVVSIAACGLYDGLFVDGVGDGTGFHGRGFYPEITDQQVIDAYIRIFRSIRERVRDDFLIIVNVNRAKPIPFVEYLNGIFMETGHDPNGSYTREGLIEIEDTLLWAGKQLQAPQLTCLEGEGIGTEPPNGPNNKPLMRVFTTMSLTLSDGYVLYTDGTRSVDPKALHHGHIWYDFWDADLGRPIGEKAALYKTPQGVSIEGLFIREFTNGWAVYNRSGKEQMIQLPEKVSGVASSVEDKRWHTIPDLDGEIYLKVAEIRNPTDVNGDGTVNILDLVAVANAFGKTDPDINGDGIVNILDLVAVANAFNN from the coding sequence GTGAAAAAACAATGTCTTCATAAAATCTTCTCCCTCTGTTTAGTGTTGGTATGCATTGCGAGTTTCGCAGAAGAGGCACCCGAAACATGGATAACGGAGCAAACGGATCCTGCCGCAGCATGGATGCCGGACCCGGCACTGCGTGTTGCTGTTCGCGGTGATCTTGGACTTCTACCGGGTGTTCCGTTGACAAAAGACAATATTAAACAAATAACTCGATTGCATGCCATAGAAAAAGGCATTGCAAATATCCAAGGCTTAGAATTTGCGGTAAACCTAATGGAGCTTGATTTAACTGGTAATCCCATAAAGGACATAAATCCACTTCGGGGTCTAATACAGTTGACGCACCTGGGTATAGGTGCTACCAACATATCAGATTCAGACTTATCGCCATTAGCTTCTCTGACAGCCCTTGTAAATCTGGATTTAGGGGGCAACACAATCTCAGATTTATCGCCACTCTCCGCGCTGACAACTCTCACAAAGTTGGATTTACCGGAAAACGATATCTCAGATTTATCACCCCTTTCTGCACTGACAGCCCTGAGAGATATAAACTTGAGAAATAATCCGCTCAGTGATTTACGACCACTTTCAAATCTCACGAATTTAGAAGCATTGGAGATTGCTCGATGTAAAATTTATGATGTGTCTCCGCTTGCGGAACTGAAGAAACTTCGTATCTTGGTACTCTCGAATAATCAGATTTCGGACTTCAGCCCACTGGCAGGACTGACGGCATTGCGGACGTTACGGATTCATAGGAATTGGGCATCGGATATAAGCATGCTCACAAATCTGAATTTGACGACCTTTGTGTATGATGAGTTCTGTAGAGTCAATACGATTTTACCTGATGTGACAGATCGCATTCAGGGCAGAGACTATCCCTCTATTTTCGATCCATTTGCTGTGAATCTTTTTGAATCCGTTGAAGAATACAAAAAATTTGGATGGGACGTTTTATGGAACACTCCTGGGCTTTATGAGGAGCGTCTGACGAAACACGATCTTGTATGGAAGGGTAGTTACCGCCATCTGCACTGGCACTTATCAAAATCAGAACCGACGGGCGGATTGTCAACCCGTTTGGTAGGCGACTTGGAAGCTGCCATAGCGATGCATGAAGACCGCCTTGAACAGAATCCAAACCTGATTTCGCTGATGGGGCTGAATTTCAAGTGGTGGGCACCTGATTCGTTTCCAATAGATTCGGATTTTTGGCTCCGTGATCCTGACGGTAATCTTATGGTTCATCCATATCACGGGGGAGAATGGGTAGGGAATTTCTTGAACCTTGAATTTCAGGACCTGTGTATAGAGAAGGTTGTAAGCATTGCCGCCTGTGGATTGTACGATGGTCTTTTTGTAGATGGTGTGGGGGACGGCACTGGATTTCACGGTCGTGGTTTTTACCCTGAGATCACCGATCAACAGGTTATTGATGCCTATATCCGTATTTTCCGGAGTATTCGTGAGCGTGTGCGAGACGATTTTCTGATTATAGTGAATGTGAATCGGGCGAAACCCATACCTTTTGTCGAGTATCTTAACGGTATCTTCATGGAAACCGGACATGACCCGAACGGCAGTTATACCCGCGAAGGCCTCATTGAGATTGAGGACACACTTCTATGGGCGGGGAAACAGCTCCAAGCCCCACAGCTTACCTGTTTAGAGGGTGAAGGCATCGGAACAGAACCGCCAAACGGACCCAACAATAAACCTTTGATGCGTGTGTTTACGACGATGAGTCTGACACTCTCTGATGGCTATGTCCTGTATACCGATGGCACGCGGTCTGTTGATCCAAAAGCACTCCATCATGGACATATCTGGTATGATTTTTGGGATGCCGACCTTGGAAGACCCATCGGCGAGAAAGCGGCATTGTATAAAACACCACAAGGTGTCTCTATTGAAGGCTTATTCATCCGTGAGTTCACCAACGGCTGGGCAGTCTACAACCGATCTGGTAAAGAACAGATGATACAACTCCCAGAAAAAGTCAGTGGTGTAGCAAGCAGTGTGGAGGATAAACGCTGGCACACCATTCCCGATCTTGATGGTGAGATTTATCTCAAAGTCGCCGAGATTCGTAACCCGACAGATGTCAACGGCGATGGCACAGTGAACATCCTTGATCTCGTCGCCGTTGCAAACGCATTTGGCAAAACCGATCCAGATATCAATGGCGATGGCATAGTAAACATTCTTGACTTAGTCGCGGTCGCAAATGCTTTTAATAACTAA